One window of bacterium genomic DNA carries:
- a CDS encoding PAS domain S-box protein encodes MPPYAYPIIILAPGLAAILAAHYAWRRRQMPMAGALEALMLSVAVWSLGVAAEMASHSLTVAMQWVKVEYLGIATVPVTFLIFALHYANRTDWLTQRRLAALFVVPALTVVLVATNELHLLYYAAVRLTDLGGLVTVTPSPGPAYWLHVTYSYALILIALGIIIHTVVRAGPRQRAQGHVVLAAALAPWVTNVCYLLRLGPLPGVDCTPAAFTISGLALAWALFRMKLLDLAPVARDAVFEAISDGVVVVDEYERIVDFNAAAQRILDREVAAVLGWPVEHVLPCWPQVRAYCDDEGVHRLKENMGTAGNERTYELRLFLLQRHRRRPPSRLLFISDITPQEHAQEALRATEVSYHELFNAVDEAIYIQDREGRFLDTNYGAEAMFGYPRDFFVGKTLEAIAAPGKNDLADISQKIQCAFLGELQEFEFWGRRASGDLFPCDVHLYKGTYLNQDVVIALATDITTRKQMEHAQRLAAAGQLAAGVAHEFNNLLAAMLLQAEMADPSDPQESRELREVVLRSARRGGATCADLMAFARPREPRREPVAVEDIIERALAVSRRQCENAQVTVERDNRLPGARVHGDPGQLEQVLLNLIINGVQAMSGAGVPLGRRRLSIATAPIPEAPRSLVISVSDTGTGIAPEHLARVFEPFFTTKRAEPGVEPHGTGLGLSVSHGIVTAHGGQMDVRSEPHQGTTFVVRLPLLDENAAAAETPAPMTAARARPARILLAEDETDVRKAVATALTQLGHTVTPARSTEEAMGALREGDFDVVVTDLMMPGAGGVAIVRQARALAAPLPTVVITGKLDPQLRQEMADLGAGAVLQKPFSLTKLLDTLAGLLPTSDA; translated from the coding sequence ATGCCGCCGTACGCCTATCCGATCATCATCCTGGCGCCAGGCCTGGCGGCCATTCTGGCCGCCCACTATGCCTGGCGCCGGCGCCAGATGCCCATGGCCGGCGCGCTCGAAGCCCTCATGCTCAGCGTCGCCGTCTGGTCGCTGGGCGTGGCCGCCGAGATGGCCAGCCATAGCCTCACGGTGGCGATGCAGTGGGTCAAGGTCGAGTACCTCGGTATCGCCACCGTGCCGGTGACGTTCCTCATCTTCGCCCTCCACTATGCGAACCGCACCGACTGGCTGACACAGCGGCGCCTCGCCGCGCTGTTCGTCGTGCCCGCGCTCACCGTCGTGCTGGTCGCCACCAACGAGCTGCACCTGCTGTACTACGCGGCGGTGCGCCTCACCGACCTGGGCGGCCTCGTCACCGTCACCCCCAGCCCCGGGCCGGCGTACTGGCTGCACGTCACCTACTCGTACGCGCTGATCCTGATCGCCCTGGGGATCATCATCCATACCGTCGTGCGGGCCGGGCCGCGCCAGCGCGCCCAGGGCCACGTCGTCCTGGCGGCCGCCCTGGCCCCGTGGGTCACCAATGTCTGCTACCTGCTGCGCCTTGGGCCTTTGCCCGGCGTAGACTGCACTCCGGCCGCCTTCACCATCAGCGGCCTGGCCTTGGCCTGGGCGCTGTTCCGCATGAAGCTGCTGGACCTGGCTCCCGTGGCTCGCGACGCCGTGTTCGAGGCCATCAGCGACGGTGTGGTCGTCGTGGACGAGTACGAGCGCATCGTGGACTTCAACGCCGCCGCTCAGCGCATCCTGGACCGGGAGGTGGCCGCGGTACTGGGCTGGCCGGTGGAACACGTTCTCCCCTGCTGGCCGCAGGTGCGCGCCTACTGCGATGATGAGGGCGTCCACCGGCTCAAGGAGAACATGGGGACGGCCGGGAACGAGCGGACGTACGAGCTGCGTCTCTTCCTCCTGCAGCGCCACCGCAGGCGCCCGCCCAGCCGCCTGCTGTTCATCAGCGACATTACGCCCCAGGAGCACGCCCAGGAGGCCCTTCGCGCCACCGAGGTCAGCTACCACGAGCTGTTCAACGCCGTGGATGAGGCCATCTACATTCAGGACCGCGAGGGGCGCTTCCTCGACACCAACTACGGCGCCGAGGCGATGTTCGGATACCCGCGTGACTTTTTCGTCGGCAAGACCCTCGAGGCCATCGCGGCGCCCGGCAAGAACGACCTCGCGGACATCAGCCAGAAGATCCAGTGCGCCTTCCTCGGCGAGCTGCAGGAGTTCGAGTTCTGGGGACGCCGCGCCAGCGGTGATCTGTTTCCGTGCGATGTGCATCTGTACAAGGGCACCTACCTCAACCAGGATGTCGTGATCGCCCTGGCGACGGACATCACCACCCGCAAGCAGATGGAGCATGCGCAGCGGCTCGCGGCGGCGGGGCAACTTGCCGCCGGGGTCGCCCACGAGTTCAACAACCTGCTGGCGGCGATGCTGCTGCAGGCCGAGATGGCCGACCCGAGCGATCCCCAGGAGTCCCGCGAACTCAGGGAAGTGGTCCTGCGCTCGGCCCGCCGGGGCGGCGCCACCTGTGCCGACCTGATGGCCTTCGCCCGGCCACGCGAGCCGCGACGCGAACCAGTGGCCGTCGAAGACATCATCGAGCGCGCCCTCGCGGTCTCACGGCGCCAGTGCGAGAACGCCCAGGTGACGGTGGAGCGCGACAATCGGCTGCCCGGGGCACGGGTGCACGGCGATCCGGGACAGCTCGAACAGGTCCTGCTCAACCTGATCATCAATGGCGTCCAGGCGATGTCCGGGGCGGGGGTGCCGCTGGGGCGCCGACGCCTGAGCATCGCGACCGCCCCCATCCCTGAGGCCCCGCGGAGCCTCGTGATCAGCGTCAGCGACACCGGCACGGGCATCGCGCCCGAGCACCTCGCCCGCGTCTTCGAGCCGTTCTTCACCACCAAGCGGGCTGAGCCGGGCGTCGAGCCGCACGGTACCGGGCTGGGGCTGTCAGTGTCACACGGGATCGTGACGGCGCACGGTGGACAGATGGACGTCCGCAGCGAGCCACACCAGGGGACGACGTTTGTGGTGCGGCTGCCCCTCCTCGACGAGAACGCCGCCGCGGCCGAGACCCCGGCGCCCATGACGGCGGCCAGGGCGCGGCCTGCCCGCATACTGCTCGCCGAGGATGAGACGGATGTCCGCAAGGCCGTCGCCACGGCCCTCACGCAGCTCGGCCACACCGTGACCCCGGCCCGCTCCACCGAGGAGGCCATGGGGGCCCTGCGGGAGGGCGACTTCGACGTGGTGGTCACCGACTTGATGATGCCCGGCGCCGGTGGCGTCGCCATCGTGCGGCAGGCCCGCGCGCTTGCGGCCCCGCTGCCCACGGTCGTCATCACCGGCAAGCTGGATCCGCAGCTTCGCCAGGAAATGGCCGATCTAGGCGCCGGAGCAGTGCTGCAGAAACCCTTCAGCCTCACCAAGCTGCTGGACACACTGGCCGGGCTGCTGCCCACCTCTGATGCCTGA
- a CDS encoding DegT/DnrJ/EryC1/StrS family aminotransferase — protein sequence MSDELALFGGTPAVPTDLVCRKWPVIDDTDRAAVLRALEHDSLTAGSPEVAALLEEWNAWQGCQYSLATNSGTAALHMAVAAVGIEPGDEVITSAFSWTSTATCVLHHNAIPIFIDIDPVTISLDPKLIEPALSDHTKAVIVPHLHGLAADMDPILDVCAKHGLSIIEDCCQSHGATYKGRKVGSMGAAAAFSLNQNKNFSAGEGGLMSTDDPEVFQKAARLWQFGEVHEPDGTRDMNAHGMGWMYRTAGLPAALARAQLAKLDYYTEVFQANGRYLTQHLAEIPGVEPPAEPEGCEHVFYNYPIRFKPEQVGVDMPARQFREKVSAALNAEGVDVRQWWGIALPDMVLFQSKDGYGKGCPWSCPHTRQDISYANLPLPETRRWLDEYALIRNLYAPNDLNVMEQYVAAFQKVFAQLSRVLQA from the coding sequence ATGTCAGACGAACTCGCGCTTTTCGGCGGGACTCCCGCCGTTCCGACCGACCTCGTGTGCCGCAAGTGGCCGGTCATTGACGACACGGACCGCGCCGCGGTGCTGCGGGCGCTGGAGCATGATTCCCTGACTGCCGGGTCGCCCGAAGTCGCGGCGCTCCTGGAGGAATGGAACGCCTGGCAGGGCTGCCAGTACTCCCTGGCCACCAACAGCGGCACGGCCGCCCTGCACATGGCCGTGGCCGCCGTGGGCATCGAGCCGGGCGACGAAGTCATCACCTCCGCCTTTAGCTGGACCTCCACCGCCACGTGCGTCCTGCACCACAACGCCATCCCCATCTTCATTGACATCGACCCGGTGACGATCAGCCTGGACCCCAAGCTCATCGAGCCGGCCCTCAGCGACCACACGAAGGCAGTCATCGTGCCCCACCTGCACGGTCTGGCGGCGGACATGGACCCGATCCTGGATGTCTGCGCCAAGCACGGGCTGAGCATCATCGAGGACTGCTGCCAGAGCCACGGGGCGACGTACAAGGGCCGCAAGGTCGGCAGCATGGGCGCAGCGGCCGCCTTCAGCCTCAACCAGAACAAGAACTTCTCCGCCGGTGAGGGCGGCCTGATGAGCACCGATGACCCGGAGGTGTTCCAGAAGGCGGCCCGGCTGTGGCAGTTCGGCGAGGTCCACGAGCCGGACGGCACGCGCGACATGAACGCCCACGGGATGGGCTGGATGTACCGCACCGCCGGCCTGCCGGCGGCTCTGGCGCGCGCGCAACTGGCGAAACTCGACTACTACACTGAAGTCTTCCAGGCCAATGGCCGATACCTTACTCAGCACCTGGCGGAGATCCCGGGGGTCGAGCCGCCGGCGGAGCCGGAGGGGTGCGAGCACGTCTTCTACAACTACCCGATCCGCTTCAAGCCCGAGCAGGTGGGGGTGGACATGCCGGCCCGGCAGTTCCGAGAGAAGGTCTCCGCGGCGCTGAACGCCGAGGGCGTGGATGTGCGGCAGTGGTGGGGCATCGCCTTGCCGGACATGGTGCTGTTCCAGAGCAAGGACGGCTATGGCAAGGGCTGTCCGTGGAGCTGCCCGCACACCCGCCAGGACATCAGCTACGCGAACCTGCCGCTGCCCGAGACGCGCCGCTGGCTCGATGAGTACGCGCTCATCCGCAACCTGTACGCGCCGAACGACCTGAACGTGATGGAGCAGTACGTGGCGGCCTTCCAGAAGGTCTTCGCGCAGCTCAGTCGGGTTCTCCAGGCCTGA
- the uvrC gene encoding excinuclease ABC subunit UvrC: MDPALDAKIKLAPHEPGAYIFRDEEGRPIYVGKAGDLRDRLVQHTRGDNPAGWAVVMHERARDVEWIVTRSETEALLLEANLIKEHKPPYNIRLADDKSYPYLKITQEPFPRLLVIRDLPRDAQVHIPGGRGKVRRGFHDPKRHEVYGVGDGLVFGPYPTAAVMWKMRDIAGQVFGLRHCRKTLDPSRPLRPCLNFHIKRCVGPCRGEITPEEYDRIVEQVVMLLDGRTDTVRQEFEERMKQAAAELDFERAATYRDRIKTLEAASEDQLVNAAEERDQDVLAVALEGDFGVVDLFPVRAGRMLGPEHFSFSHVRGRLPSEVIEAAMMVHYSQHVTPPRAILLPEPLPEAAAWEAMLSDLREGKVELLVPRRGEKRRLVELAEKNAQVNLAQVLEERGRKREENLAALNDLAEVLEMAARPARIECYDISNLQGQDAVGSMVVFTDGLPDKRRYRRFKIHLEGKPDDYAMMAEMVQRRLRRGMLGDEKFLPLPDLLLVDGGKGQVSTIAAVLEEEGAAGMTLAGLAKREEEVFVPGQSDPVDMTEHPRGRFLLQRVRDEAHRFAHSYHEGLRSRTITRSQLDMVPGIGPTRRAALFRAFPSLQAMSEASVEELAAVEGMNRKAAQTLHEFLLDAAHEARPLPGQEE; encoded by the coding sequence ATGGACCCAGCACTCGACGCCAAGATCAAGCTCGCCCCGCACGAGCCGGGAGCCTACATCTTCCGCGATGAGGAGGGCCGGCCGATCTACGTCGGCAAGGCCGGCGACCTGCGCGATCGCCTCGTGCAGCACACGCGAGGTGACAACCCGGCGGGCTGGGCCGTCGTCATGCACGAGCGCGCCCGGGACGTCGAGTGGATCGTCACCCGCTCGGAGACCGAGGCCCTGCTGCTTGAGGCCAACCTCATCAAGGAGCACAAGCCTCCCTACAACATCCGGCTGGCTGACGACAAGAGCTACCCGTACCTGAAGATCACACAGGAGCCCTTCCCGCGCTTGCTGGTGATACGCGACCTGCCCCGGGACGCCCAGGTCCACATCCCCGGCGGGCGCGGCAAGGTCCGCCGCGGCTTCCACGACCCCAAGCGCCACGAGGTGTACGGCGTTGGTGACGGGCTGGTTTTCGGCCCGTATCCCACGGCCGCGGTCATGTGGAAGATGCGTGACATCGCCGGGCAGGTCTTCGGCCTGCGTCATTGCCGCAAGACCCTCGACCCGTCCAGGCCCCTGCGCCCGTGCCTGAACTTCCACATCAAGCGCTGCGTCGGGCCCTGCCGTGGGGAGATCACGCCTGAGGAGTACGACCGGATCGTCGAGCAGGTGGTGATGCTGCTGGACGGGCGGACCGACACGGTGCGGCAGGAGTTCGAGGAGCGGATGAAGCAGGCCGCGGCGGAGCTGGACTTCGAGCGGGCTGCGACCTACCGCGACCGGATCAAGACGCTGGAGGCCGCCTCTGAAGACCAGTTGGTCAACGCCGCCGAGGAGCGCGATCAGGACGTGCTGGCCGTGGCCCTGGAGGGCGATTTCGGGGTCGTGGACCTGTTCCCCGTCCGTGCCGGACGGATGCTGGGCCCCGAGCACTTCAGCTTCTCGCATGTGCGGGGCCGCTTGCCCTCCGAGGTCATCGAGGCGGCGATGATGGTGCACTACAGCCAGCACGTGACCCCACCCCGCGCCATTTTGCTGCCTGAGCCGCTGCCGGAAGCGGCCGCCTGGGAAGCGATGCTGTCGGACTTGCGCGAGGGCAAGGTGGAGTTGCTGGTCCCCCGGCGCGGTGAGAAGCGCCGGCTGGTGGAGCTGGCCGAGAAGAACGCGCAGGTGAACCTGGCCCAGGTCCTGGAGGAACGGGGCCGCAAGCGCGAGGAGAACCTGGCGGCGCTCAACGACCTGGCCGAGGTGCTGGAGATGGCCGCCCGGCCCGCGCGCATCGAGTGTTACGACATCTCCAACCTGCAAGGCCAGGACGCCGTGGGCTCCATGGTGGTCTTCACCGACGGACTGCCAGACAAGCGGCGCTACCGGCGCTTCAAGATCCACCTGGAGGGCAAGCCGGACGACTACGCGATGATGGCCGAGATGGTGCAGCGGCGGCTGCGGCGGGGCATGCTCGGGGACGAGAAGTTCCTGCCTCTGCCCGACCTGCTGCTGGTGGACGGCGGGAAGGGGCAGGTGAGCACCATCGCTGCGGTCTTGGAGGAGGAGGGCGCTGCAGGGATGACGCTGGCGGGGCTGGCCAAGCGCGAGGAGGAAGTCTTCGTGCCGGGGCAGTCCGACCCCGTGGACATGACGGAGCACCCGCGCGGGCGCTTTCTGCTCCAGCGCGTCCGCGACGAGGCGCACCGCTTCGCCCACAGCTACCATGAGGGCCTGCGGAGCCGCACCATCACGCGCTCGCAGCTCGACATGGTACCCGGCATCGGCCCCACGCGCCGCGCGGCCCTGTTCCGCGCCTTCCCCTCACTGCAGGCCATGAGCGAGGCCTCGGTCGAAGAGCTGGCGGCGGTGGAGGGCATGAACCGCAAGGCGGCGCAGACGCTGCACGAGTTCCTGCTGGACGCCGCGCACGAGGCCAGGCCGTTGCCGGGGCAGGAGGAGTAG